The segment ATCATTTCTTCGTTTCTTTCAAACGGTGCATTTTTGTCCTGGTACTGCGTGTTAAACGGTGTCTGGGCAGTACTGAAGTTTTATGGCAGATGACTTATGGTGAATATACCTAAAAATGTTCTTCGAGAAGCCCTAAGTTCTTTTGAATCTCAGAAATGGTGCTTGATTCTCAGAGACGGTAATGGTTTCGTATTACTTAGCGTGCTGTTTCAGTTTGGTAACCTACCATCTGGCAAAGCTTGCATGTGATTAAAGACTTTGGAATATAActtgtcagaaataaaaagacttggAAACCGTCTCCATTCcttaaacattcaaattttatcggttggggttttttttctttttttcctgtggttctgtgacatTCCCacaacagtcttttctttacaatgtgTACTCAtaggttttttccctcttcctgttTGTTGTATTAAAACTTAAACAGAATGACATGCCTGCTGTGGTAACTGTAACTTTGGCCCCAGCCTTTCCAGTGGTTGGACCTAAACACGCTGTTTACCTACAGATAGGTAAAGTATGTTCAGGAGAGTATCTGTGAGGAGACTTAACAGCACGGTGTTAGGGGTCTTGGGGGTGTTACGGGGTCGCGTGTCATACGGCGGTAGAGATAGACATGCAGGTAGAGGCAGATGTACAGGTGGTGACACAGATACTTACTGGAACTTCTGTAAGGGTGTCTTccctgtggaaatgcaaaaatccccCAGTGGTTGTCAGAGCAAAGCTAAGGAATACATTTCAGTGTCATACACGTGTATgccagattttggggttttatacaTAACCGTGAATTTCCGTTTTTGTTGAACAGCATCTGCATGCCTAAAGTcaccttcagaagatgaaggaaagaactcGGCCAGGATGTTCTGCCTAAAGGGGGTTCTTGGAGATCTTCCCTGTGGAGATACGGTCGTGGGTTTTATAACTTGGTGCAGGAGTCCTGACTAAATGTTGACATGATCTTGGAAAGACCCTTCAGTGAACCTTGAGTGAAGATGGCCAACTTGTTCAGATTTTTCCGGGCCGCGTGATCACAGAAATCTCGTAATAGAAGCAATGCTAATAGAAGCTGAaagtaaacaggattttaaacatcactggggggggaaaaaaagagatggtggactctttttgaagatggtgggaaggcaaaatggatggTTGGGATGTGTTTGAAAAGGTGGGAGGCAGGGTGGGAGTGTCCTCTTCCGTGCTCACTATTATAGAGACATGTTCTAGGGTTTTGTAAGCtaacaggagcaaaagcaatgaaagttAGATCAGGAAAGAACCTCATGCTTTAGCAGACACTGCTTTAGTGACTTTAGAGAccattttgctgttggcattgAAACGAttccaaaaaaatggaaaagattttgctgtttgtgtttgaCTATCAGacctgaagatttctggaaaggtaCCGTGAGATGATGAAAGCATGACGCTGTgtgtaaaatgttgcttttctatcTGTAAAGGGATTCCCTGAAGTGCTACGTCACGACATGTTAATATCACTCTTACAAACTgactgatgctttctctgtattgatGTTGTTTCCAGAATACACAGATGATAATGCCCTGATTCCGGGGAACTCATCGGTAACTGTTAGGGGAGTCCCTGTTAGAGGAGTTAAAGCTACCGGCAAAACAGACCTTGGGTAAGTAGCCATAACGCGTTGTGTTCTTTGGGAGGGGTTTCAGTGTGTTCACCTTCTTTGTGGCTGTTAGTTTACGGAGGCATTCCGGTTGTATCTTTCTtgttaaagctgctgttaaCTTTTGTTGTGACAGGGCAGATTTGAAGGTATCTGTCCCAAAGCAGACTTAGATTTTTCAGCCCGCTGGGACGTGGCATTCAAGCTCCAACAGTGGTAACTGTTCAGATGTTTGAATTGGGTTTGTTCTTGGGCTTGGTTTTTCTGAGAGTCAAGttctccatcctgtttcctctatGCAGAGAGATCCCTTATTGtatgcttttgcttgtattgcttttagAGTAAACGGAGAGACACATTGCAGTGTGAACTGGTGATTTGTTCCCATCTGCCAGCAGTCCGAGTCTCCGTGTTTGCCTGCTTCCTTtgtttgggggcggggggcagggtATTCTTACACCccagaggggtgtgtgtgtgtgggctgcatactgtctccagaggaaagactgagagtggCCAGCTGGCAAACCGTGCAAACAAGAAGTTTCATTCTTAAGTGCTTCCTATTAGATTCCTAAAGACAATGTCTGTGTcgggcaagagaaaaagaacaacatcCTAAAGCGTATTGCCGTTTGTGCCAGGACGGTGAAGGAACAGTTGatcttttccaaacctgaagctcagaaagcagttgaGCACTTTCCCAAATGTTAGTAGTTACCTTTCTAAGTCTGATTTCACCctaagctgctctctgtgctccaggtaTTACTGCTGTATTCCTCAGATTTATGGAGGACAGAGAATCTGATTACAATTGCAGATACTCAAATGTAAGCCTGACTACAGCATTGTCGCTGTCATCGATGTATTCGTACAGTccagttctgtatcagctgcatcagcatggtTTGAATGGTCATGTTTTCAAGGCTTCTTCAAGACAGACCTCTCCTCCACCATTAGTAGATATTACTGACTTGTGGTTTTGCCATGTCTTTCTAATGTTAGTTCTCAATAAATAGAGTGTACTGGCGCGTTACAGCGTGTCTCAAACAAACAGTACAGCAGCATCCTAGTACCCGTGAAGCATCTGCAAGCAAAACCCCCTGAATTTATGTGGCTCCCCTGTAAGCTTTGGGCATATTACTGCAGCAGGTGTTGCAGTGCTTTCAGGCGCTCCCAAGACTTTCTGGatgccacagcactgtgcttctAAACATGGCCTGGTTTGGGGGGTTAATTTAGATGGGGATGCTTAGTGCTGTCTTGTCAATATAGCCTCCATTTCTGGTTGGATGGCACCCTCTCCTGGTGTTGGAATGCTGCCCTAAAATGAGAGGCTAGGTGCCACTAGCATCAAAGATCCAAGAAATACCTGCATGTGGGGGTAAGGGATAAACGCCGCTGCTCTCCTAAAGTTGCCAATGGATCGGGCAGGTTAGCTTTCtattccttcagctggaaaCCTTGTGGAAACAACTGGTAGAGTCGTTAGTGTTTGGGAATGATGAACGCTTGGTGTCATGGTGGAGAGGCCTTCAGAAATGCGTTAGTCACCTTGTAGTATCTTCCTCAAGGCAAGTGGATGGAGAAACCTTGGTGTGGTAATCTAAAGCACTTCCTCATCTTCAGGAGGTACGTGGCTGTACTTGCGAGCCTGGTGGTGGTGTAGCAGTGGCAGGAAGAATGAGCCTTTCTATTTGTGCAGGAATTGCACAGCAGCCTTTGGGTTGCCTCTGCTCGTGGGACGCTTTGGATGATGTATGAATTGTTTGTTAACTGATGGACGGTTGCATGTTTGATTCATGAGTAGCATGCAGGTACAGACCAATGAGTATGTGGAATCTCGGCAAGGGCTTGTGTGTCATAagtgtttcctaaaatattGGAGCATGTTCAAGATGATCCTAAAGCAAATTCTGGTAatccaggctttttttcttatttttttaacacaggccTCCTCGACCACAGAAAATCCTTGGAACTGCTTTCAGGTGATGTTTCTACTGCTATTGGTAGTCACTTTAGGCTAGAGGATAGTAGGTACCTGAACACAGTGCTTGGGCTTCcacaaagaaacacttttctacagacaactgttcttgttttgtcagGGGAGTGTAGAAACCAAAGTGCTCTGTCTGGTACCTGTTTGTGATAGTGGGGCTATACAGATTGCCTGAAGGTGCCTTCATATTTGTATGGCTGACtctttaagaacagaaaactgtagcACAGTCTTCATAGTTTTGAGACttagagagcagaaagaaaatatgtgagGACTTCTTCTTGCACTGCTGTATTCTGTATCTTAGAGTAATTGGGGACAAAGAAGGAAtgggatttggggttttatttcagttgctcTGAATGTACCAGGAGAGCACACTTTatgtatagaaataaatttccatatTCATAAGACTATCAGAACACAGTGTTTTGGTGTTCAggttttataaactgttttcacGGCTTTATGTTGGTTACGAGTGCTTTATATTAAGTTctgatcatctttttttcttcttctagaagTCAAACTGAGCCAGCGAGTAGAACATCAAAAGAGGTATGTAAAGACAcaagctgaaacttttttctacaTGCTGCACCTAAGTCTAAGAAATGTAGCCTTGTACTAAttcttttatatatgtaaaatataaatgttgttataaattgagaccacaacggatcataatccaattaaaattttattaattatagcaagtagaatatgagcaaaaacagcgctggacggcaggggagtctgcgctccaccaactgctgtgctgagcagttcaaacagtccctttttatacatctttacccgtgttcatgaagtagtggaggtacTCTGCGCATGTTTCAGTTGTTGTtagggggtcgttttctgcctcctggtggTCGTTGAGGCCGAAGTAAGAAGTCTTCCTCCTTCGTCCCATAGTTGACCCCTCACTCATATGTCCTTATATGGTGTTGTTTGTCCTGTTTTTtcggttcctggacatctggtggttatcttatcttgcaCAAGCGGTatctggtttagtttgtgtaaGCGATTGCGGTTATCCTACCTTACACAAGCGGTGTCTGGTGGCTGTTTGCATAAGCGATTTCATATCTTTTGCTGTCTGACCTTTACAttgggcttaacataaatcttaataaacaataccctagtccatagtttctcacatgTGCCAAACACTTGTAAAGTGAAGTGCAGTTGTAGCTGTATCCTTAAGTGTTACCacaacttcattaaaaaaaaccaaataaaaacaacccacaaacaactaaaaaaacctTTAGGTTAGGTGGCTAAAGGTCTCAAAAAGTTGCTGTTTATCTCTTGTTGTTCCACTTTGTGCTCAAAGCATGCCACTGCTTTGTTTGTTACTCAAacaacttgaagaaaaaaggctggTAGGTGTTTTTTGGAGCGATAGCTGATCTTTAAAAGATGGAGTTTGTAATTCTCATGGACATTCCTCAGTAGTGGGATTCAGATTTAAACTGAGTAGCTATAGGGCAGCCATTTGTGTTCATCTTGGGTCTCCTGATTCCGTACGTGGGTACCTGTATCTCTTAAAAGGCACATAAACCCTTGAACCTTCCTTAACTTTCAGGGATGGGATGGACCACACTTTCTGAAGGGTGTGTTGGTACTAATGTTTCCTAATAATGAAATGTGGTgatctttctttgctttgttttccaggatGGAGATGTGATTAAGAAGCCACCCTCCATGGACCTGGCAAGCAAGAAGTGCCAGCAGGTGCTGACAGAACTGGAGGAAATGTTCCAGCACTTGGAAATAATGTTTAGTTTGACACTGGTTCCTCGGGTTCTTATTCTACTTGGAGGCAATGTCATGAGCCCCAAGGAGCTCTATGAGCTCAGCTTGGAGGGTATCTGTGAGGGCGGTGCTGAGGAGAGCCTGAAAACTGCATCCTGCGTTCGCAAGCTCTTTCACTCGCTCTTTGTTGCGGATGTCTTCAGTGAGCTGAAGGCTCTCCCTGTCATGGGCACTGTTGTTATGCTCCAAGGACACCGTGATTGTGGTGTTGATTGGTTCCGGCCCAAGCTCAACTATAAAGTGCCGACTCGAGGGAGGAAACTAGCTGTTAACTTGTCCTGCGATGGAGACATCAACAGAAGTGCCTCGGCTCCTCAGCATGTGACCTCTACTTGGGAGGACTATGTCTGGTTTCAAGCACCAGCGGCGCTCAAAGGCTTTCACGAATGACCCACACTCTGTAGAACTTTAATGGAATATCGAATAACCTTTGGTGCCGCTTTAAGCGATAACTTTATCAAATACAACTGTGTATTCTTGTCTGTCTGGATCCTTTATTCAGGGCATCTACTACCTTCCTGTAGTTCAACCGTGTCCATCTGTTTTCATCTCCTGAATGGCTGTTGAAAGCAATTACCCTTTAAGGCACAGCTGCACAAAGATACAGTGATTCTTTGGGGACCTGAGTTATGGTACAGGAGACTAATTGGTGTGTTGGGAGTAAAACTTTCCTGCTGTGTACTTGCTGAACTGGCAAATACTGGATAAACCTTTTCCCTCCCGAGTTTTAATGCGGCCATTACTAAATTAGCTGATTGCTTGGGACTCTCTCTGGGTAATGTACATGACTATTAATACACCTGGCCTTTACTAAAAAGGCTATAGCCATTCTTACCCGTAAAAGGAGACCTTTGTAGTCTGATCAGGCTTGAGTGAGTACTCGAGTGTTTGCCTATCTATTTGATAAAATTAGACTTCTCTATAACTCAATTTCAGTTACTTAATAATCCAAACAAAGAGTGGGACTTCTGAGTAATTGGGAGGTCTTGTACTGGCGACAAAAAGAGATTGATTGGCCCTGTGGAAGTGGGGAAGCAcgtcttcctatttttttactGACCTTTAGCCCAACAGCCTTGACGGTCAGTTAGATATACAGTTAGAACTAAAAGCAAGCAGTTTCTGCTCTAACCCTCTTCAGAGGAAGTTAGgactgcggcgaatgaagagacgggacgcagcttgatgcaagcaaatgtcagtttattgtacagaagcacgaggttttatacactttcagaagctgcacgtttgaaacagattggttcttgaagctaagccttgcatactaggcaatccccgattggtggttagctgccatcaattaacagcaaggtgttacttttccttggcgccatccgtcccccactcccctgtgctctgtaaacatctcatcatgttaattgttgtccagacaagctcgagcacattcccctcagcaaACTGACcgccacgcatggtcctagtttccagcccgctcctgcatctcccccttcctgttgcacaaaaagaacctttgaaaccgaacgagtaaaaacaaggtataagtaatagaacaaataaaaaagcaactaagacatattatcaaCGTCAgaataacccactgtctctgttctgtacaattttacaatttcccctttttgtttttgaacagctagtaccaggtttgccatgttctgcagggcccttgcaaacatgacagcaaccaaggtaacagcaaacaaacaatactgccagttgagtgaatggatgccccaaaaggctgacattttctcagattctgataacatgttgctgcaatggggcgcctaaaatccacgcagcacataccatccaaatcctcacagccatgtccttgaaccaacaacaaaaagcagtggcaattttgacccacattcttaactgcctaccaaacaaggtgatttaactctttaatgctttccctgctgttactccggataagagaagaaccgctgcgacacgttcccatcacagcctcctactacattagcatctacagaaagacaattatcgacattcaaagtgtaaacagtatcatcttcttttggattaacattatacataggtggaagggcacaccaaacaagaactggttcagtcaaaaagttcgaaacatagcatgccttctctgaacatacctctggggtcattcccttcattccctcttctTTATGCAAAGAGAGAcactttaccataacagagaagcccctgtttacatctctgagccaggacacaaaccgcagctgtatgcaccaccaggctcagggcaggaatcattcctgtagttacatagctatatatctctacaagcgtgcagacacctattaaacactaaataaccatgtttatctttcctattctccttcataatacctagttgttctctcattatgaatcctcccttccccttaTCAGTGTGAATGGAATCATTGTTCCATGTACAatgagttgtcctgttccccTGCTTGGTCCAAGAGTATTACCTTTGTTATGTGGTTTGATCCAGGGTGATAGTGTTCGTTCTAGGcgctgtaaaaagcaaaatctataTTCTATGTCCTGATTTGGGGTATCtaacattaatg is part of the Falco naumanni isolate bFalNau1 chromosome 18, bFalNau1.pat, whole genome shotgun sequence genome and harbors:
- the LOC121099100 gene encoding MAD2L1-binding protein-like — protein: MEFDGDVIKKPPSMDLASKKCQQVLTELEEMFQHLEIMFSLTLVPRVLILLGGNVMSPKELYELSLEGICEGGAEESLKTASCVRKLFHSLFVADVFSELKALPVMGTVVMLQGHRDCGVDWFRPKLNYKVPTRGRKLAVNLSCDGDINRSASAPQHVTSTWEDYVWFQAPAALKGFHE